A region from the Mycoplasmopsis bovigenitalium genome encodes:
- the galE gene encoding UDP-glucose 4-epimerase GalE, with protein sequence MTYLLIGGAGYIGSHVAEIINKSKRDKVVIYDNLSTGFREFVEAESSFFEGDILDEKSLDIVFSNHNIDVVIYLAGLIKVGESVSEPLRYYETNIQGLVNVLRTMKKHNVNNFVFSSSAAVYGNDSKHGGYFYEDDDKNPCSPYGRTKYFGEQIIQDFAVANNDFRYSFLRYFNVGGASKSKRIGYLTKNGLMPTHIIPSISYYAFGQSKEFKIFGNDYKTPDGTCIRDYVYVVELAELHKLVAEKMVQDNTNLYYNIGSSNGFSNLEIVKTFEKILDRNLGIGYGPRRSGDPDILIAANKKITSELNYQIKSDINEIISSEIEFRKHQLKKD encoded by the coding sequence ATGACTTATTTATTGATTGGCGGCGCCGGATACATAGGTAGCCATGTAGCGGAAATTATCAACAAAAGTAAAAGAGATAAAGTAGTTATTTATGATAATTTATCAACTGGTTTTAGAGAATTTGTAGAAGCTGAAAGTTCATTTTTTGAAGGTGATATTTTAGATGAAAAATCTTTAGATATTGTTTTTTCAAATCATAATATTGATGTAGTTATTTATTTAGCAGGACTAATTAAAGTTGGCGAAAGTGTTAGCGAACCATTGAGATACTACGAAACAAATATTCAAGGTCTTGTTAATGTTTTAAGAACAATGAAAAAACACAATGTAAATAATTTCGTTTTTTCTTCATCTGCTGCAGTTTATGGCAATGACTCAAAACATGGTGGATATTTTTACGAAGATGATGATAAAAATCCATGTAGTCCATATGGCAGAACTAAATATTTTGGCGAACAAATAATTCAAGATTTTGCAGTAGCTAATAATGATTTTAGATATTCATTTTTAAGATATTTCAATGTTGGCGGCGCTTCAAAAAGTAAAAGAATTGGTTATTTAACAAAAAATGGATTAATGCCAACCCACATAATTCCATCAATCAGTTATTATGCCTTTGGCCAAAGCAAAGAGTTTAAAATTTTTGGAAATGACTATAAAACTCCAGATGGAACATGCATTAGAGACTATGTTTATGTGGTTGAATTAGCTGAATTACACAAGTTAGTTGCTGAAAAAATGGTTCAAGATAATACAAATCTATACTACAACATTGGTAGTTCAAATGGTTTTTCTAATTTAGAAATTGTTAAAACATTTGAAAAAATACTTGATCGAAATTTAGGTATTGGTTATGGACCGAGAAGAAGCGGTGACCCAGATATTTTAATTGCCGCAAACAAAAAAATTACCAGTGAATTAAATTATCAAATCAAAAGTGACATTAATGAAATAATTTCGAGTGAAATTGAATTTAGAAAACACCAACTAAAAAAGGACTAA